One genomic region from Amycolatopsis sp. FBCC-B4732 encodes:
- the groL gene encoding chaperonin GroEL (60 kDa chaperone family; promotes refolding of misfolded polypeptides especially under stressful conditions; forms two stacked rings of heptamers to form a barrel-shaped 14mer; ends can be capped by GroES; misfolded proteins enter the barrel where they are refolded when GroES binds) codes for MPKQISFDEDARRALERGVNKLADAVKVTLGPRGRHVVLDKKFGGPTITLDGVTVAREVELDDPFENLGAQLAKSVATKTNDVAGDGTTTATVLAQSLVKVGLRNVAAGANPTSIGRGIEAAAEKVIEVLKSKATPVKGRESIAQVGTVTSRDANIGALLGEAVEKVGEDGVITIEESSTLATELVITEGVQFDKGFLSAHFATNPEEQKAILEDAYILLVREKVSSLAELLPVLEKVVEAKKPLLIIAEDVDGEALSTLVVNSLRKTITAVAVKAPFFGDRRKAFLDDLAVVTGGEVISAEIGRKLADVDLGALGKARRIVVTKDDTTIVDGGGTKDAISGRVAQIRKEIETTDSDWDREKLQERLAKLGGGVAVIKVGAATETELNERKHRIEDAVASTKAAVEEGILPGGGSALVHAVKELEGGLGLEGDEATGVRIVKDALSAPLFWIATNAGHEGAVIVNKVREQSWGHGFNAATGELTDLLAAGIVDPVKVTRSAVANAASIARLVLTTESSIVEKPVEEEPAGAGHGHSH; via the coding sequence ATGCCCAAGCAGATCAGTTTCGACGAGGACGCTCGTCGCGCGCTGGAGCGCGGGGTGAACAAGCTCGCCGACGCGGTCAAGGTCACCCTCGGCCCGCGCGGTCGCCACGTCGTGCTCGACAAGAAGTTCGGCGGCCCGACCATCACCCTCGACGGCGTGACCGTCGCCCGTGAGGTCGAGCTCGACGACCCGTTCGAGAACCTCGGCGCGCAGCTCGCCAAGAGCGTCGCCACCAAGACCAACGACGTCGCCGGCGACGGCACCACGACCGCGACCGTGCTCGCGCAGTCGCTGGTGAAGGTCGGCCTGCGCAACGTCGCGGCCGGCGCGAACCCGACCTCGATCGGCCGTGGCATCGAAGCCGCCGCGGAGAAGGTCATCGAGGTCCTCAAGAGCAAGGCCACCCCGGTCAAGGGCCGCGAGAGCATCGCCCAGGTCGGCACCGTGACCTCGCGCGACGCCAACATCGGCGCCCTCCTCGGCGAAGCCGTCGAGAAGGTCGGCGAGGACGGCGTCATCACCATCGAGGAGTCGTCGACCCTGGCGACCGAGCTGGTGATCACCGAGGGCGTCCAGTTCGACAAGGGCTTCCTCTCGGCGCACTTCGCGACCAACCCGGAGGAGCAGAAGGCGATCCTCGAGGACGCCTACATCCTGCTCGTCCGCGAGAAGGTCTCGTCGCTGGCCGAGCTGCTGCCGGTGCTCGAGAAGGTCGTCGAGGCCAAGAAGCCGCTGCTCATCATCGCCGAGGACGTCGACGGCGAAGCGCTGTCCACCCTCGTGGTGAACTCGCTGCGCAAGACGATCACCGCCGTCGCGGTCAAGGCGCCGTTCTTCGGCGACCGCCGTAAGGCGTTCCTGGACGACCTCGCGGTCGTCACCGGCGGCGAGGTCATCTCCGCGGAGATCGGCCGCAAGCTGGCCGACGTCGACCTCGGCGCGCTGGGCAAGGCCCGCCGGATCGTCGTCACCAAGGACGACACCACGATCGTCGACGGCGGCGGCACCAAGGACGCCATCTCCGGGCGGGTCGCGCAGATCCGCAAGGAGATCGAGACGACCGACTCCGACTGGGACCGCGAGAAGCTGCAGGAGCGGCTCGCGAAGCTCGGCGGCGGCGTCGCGGTCATCAAGGTCGGCGCGGCCACCGAGACCGAGCTGAACGAGCGCAAGCACCGCATCGAGGACGCCGTGGCATCGACCAAGGCGGCCGTCGAGGAGGGCATCCTGCCCGGCGGCGGTTCGGCGCTGGTGCACGCGGTCAAGGAGCTCGAGGGCGGCCTCGGCCTCGAAGGCGACGAGGCCACCGGCGTGCGCATCGTGAAGGACGCGCTGTCCGCCCCGCTGTTCTGGATCGCGACCAACGCGGGCCACGAGGGCGCGGTCATCGTCAACAAGGTGCGCGAGCAGAGCTGGGGCCACGGCTTCAACGCCGCCACCGGCGAGCTCACCGACCTGCTGGCCGCCGGCATCGTCGACCCGGTCAAGGTGACCCGGTCCGCGGTGGCGAACGCCGCCTCGATCGCGCGTCTCGTGCTGACGACGGAGTCGTCGATCGTCGAGAAGCCGGTCGAAGAGGAGCCCGCCGGCGCGGGCCACGGCCACTCGCACTGA
- the groES gene encoding co-chaperone GroES — protein sequence MSVNIKPLEDKIVVQTSEAEETTASGLVIPDTAKEKPQEGKVLAVGPGRIDDKGNRVPLDVNVGDVVIYSKYGGTEVKYNGEDYLILSARDVLAVIN from the coding sequence GTGAGCGTGAACATCAAGCCGCTCGAGGACAAGATCGTTGTCCAGACGAGCGAGGCCGAGGAGACGACCGCTTCCGGCCTCGTCATCCCCGACACCGCCAAGGAGAAGCCCCAGGAGGGCAAGGTTCTGGCCGTGGGCCCGGGCCGGATCGACGACAAGGGCAACCGCGTCCCGCTCGACGTGAACGTCGGCGACGTCGTCATCTACTCCAAGTACGGCGGCACCGAGGTCAAGTACAACGGTGAGGACTACCTCATCCTGTCCGCCCGCGACGTGCTGGCCGTCATCAACTGA
- a CDS encoding N-acetylmuramoyl-L-alanine amidase encodes MSLPRSAALLAAVALTTGLAAAPAQAATTDQRQRDFTAAAAEFGVPVNVLLGVSYLESRWDFNAGTPSTSAGYGPMHLTDVREAGVATTHHDEGTEDPRGDDARPALHPKAGPATPPPGLQTVDEAARLVGRTAETLRTDPAENIRGGAALLAKYHAGNTWYDAVAKYSGSTGDAARTFADEVYDTIKTGVARTTDDGQQVSLSPSPGTTVPQHGGNPANVECPRTVTCESVPAPYQELPDDDYGNHDLANRPVSQKIDHIVIHDTEGYWDNVLDLAQDPTYVSWHYTIRSNDGLIAQHVPTKDVAWHAGNWYVNAKSVGIEHEGFAAKGTWYTEAMYRSSAKLVGYLARKYGIPLDRAHIIGHDNVPGTIPSTIKGMHWDPGPYWDWSHYFDLLGAPLGGFGLPGSSLVTIDPDFAKNQPAFTGCDSPGTPCAPRGSEAVVLHSEPSEASPLLKDIGLHTDGTPSTMDVSDVGSRVATGQRYAVAEVRGDWTAIWYLGQKGWFQNPRGARVVKPAIGLVVTPKPGLATIPVYGRAYPEPEAYPANVTVQAITPLPYTLSAGQKYSSAGTVGSEYYSATTFDLADHVVVKGKLKYVQIQFGHRIAFVKADDVRLVPAF; translated from the coding sequence ATGTCCCTCCCAAGATCGGCCGCGCTCCTCGCCGCCGTCGCCCTCACCACCGGCCTGGCCGCCGCGCCCGCGCAAGCCGCCACCACCGATCAGCGCCAACGCGACTTCACCGCCGCCGCGGCCGAGTTCGGGGTCCCGGTGAACGTCCTCCTCGGCGTCTCCTACCTGGAGTCACGCTGGGACTTCAACGCCGGCACACCCAGCACGTCCGCCGGTTACGGCCCGATGCACCTCACCGACGTCCGCGAAGCCGGCGTGGCCACCACCCACCACGACGAAGGCACCGAGGACCCCCGGGGCGACGACGCCCGTCCGGCCCTGCACCCGAAGGCCGGGCCGGCGACGCCCCCACCGGGCCTGCAGACCGTCGACGAGGCCGCCCGGCTCGTCGGCCGAACCGCCGAAACCCTCCGCACCGACCCCGCGGAGAACATCCGAGGCGGCGCCGCTCTCCTCGCGAAGTACCACGCCGGCAACACCTGGTACGACGCCGTCGCGAAGTACAGCGGATCCACCGGAGACGCGGCACGGACCTTCGCCGACGAGGTCTACGACACCATCAAGACCGGCGTCGCCCGCACGACCGACGACGGCCAGCAGGTCAGCCTGAGCCCCAGCCCGGGCACGACGGTGCCGCAGCACGGCGGGAACCCGGCGAACGTCGAGTGCCCGCGGACCGTCACCTGCGAGTCCGTCCCCGCTCCCTACCAGGAGCTGCCGGACGACGACTACGGCAACCACGACCTCGCCAACCGGCCGGTCAGCCAGAAGATCGACCACATCGTCATCCACGACACCGAGGGCTACTGGGACAACGTCCTCGACCTCGCGCAGGACCCGACCTACGTCAGCTGGCACTACACGATCCGCTCCAACGACGGCCTGATCGCGCAGCACGTGCCGACCAAGGACGTCGCCTGGCACGCCGGCAACTGGTACGTCAACGCCAAGTCCGTCGGCATCGAGCACGAGGGCTTCGCCGCCAAGGGCACCTGGTACACCGAGGCGATGTACCGCTCGAGCGCGAAGCTCGTCGGCTACCTCGCGCGCAAGTACGGCATCCCGCTCGACCGGGCGCACATCATCGGCCACGACAACGTGCCGGGCACGATCCCGTCGACGATCAAGGGCATGCACTGGGACCCGGGCCCCTACTGGGACTGGTCGCACTACTTCGACCTGCTGGGCGCGCCGCTCGGCGGGTTCGGCCTGCCCGGCTCGTCGCTGGTCACCATCGACCCGGACTTCGCGAAGAACCAGCCCGCGTTCACCGGCTGCGACAGCCCCGGGACGCCGTGCGCGCCGCGCGGTTCGGAGGCCGTCGTGCTGCACTCGGAGCCGAGTGAAGCCTCGCCGCTGCTGAAGGACATCGGCCTGCACACCGACGGCACGCCGTCCACAATGGACGTCTCCGACGTCGGCAGCCGCGTGGCGACCGGGCAGCGGTACGCCGTCGCGGAGGTCCGCGGCGACTGGACGGCGATCTGGTACCTCGGGCAGAAGGGCTGGTTCCAGAACCCGCGCGGCGCCCGGGTGGTGAAGCCAGCGATCGGGCTCGTGGTGACCCCGAAGCCGGGGCTGGCGACGATCCCGGTGTACGGCCGCGCCTACCCCGAGCCGGAGGCCTACCCGGCGAACGTCACCGTGCAGGCCATCACTCCGCTGCCGTACACGCTCTCCGCCGGGCAGAAGTACTCCTCGGCCGGGACGGTCGGCTCGGAGTACTACTCGGCCACGACGTTCGACCTGGCCGACCACGTGGTGGTGAAGGGCAAGCTCAAGTACGTGCAGATCCAGTTCGGGCACCGGATCGCGTTCGTCAAGGCGGACGACGTCCGGCTCGTGCCGGCGTTCTGA
- a CDS encoding glycosyltransferase family 2 protein, with the protein MSIKVLLAITQAFALTMSVAFLVYVVVIVVPYLRRKPAPVGDPADYTWHFFVPCRDEQTVIRETIRYLRTTFRKAHVWVVDDDSEDRTARVVRMLWRRHGGYDPYLHLVPRTRPEARTGKGDALNAAYRALNDWMGPDASRDDVVVVVVDADGRPAPNCLEVCAADHLFGDEGIGAVQLDVRMSNVGTPPPSRNPVGRWFGLKLAQLQDLEFRTAIAAIQTSRGFTGTISMGGNGQFTRLTALDSIAGADEQPWRGSLLEDFELGVHLLTAGWRTGFTPDSHVAQEGLYSLRRFLVQRTRWGQGTMQCARYLRRIWDSPHVSTLGAAEMMYYLAQPWLQLLGSLLYPIPFILLVTSTAGDPAQMWTWFTGGAWILFAIYGSFGLLPFLVWGPIYQLKCLRSRNVLRGIGLGFAYAAYIYTFYVTSWRALFRLVRGRNGWAKTRRNTEQAAGVKVALDA; encoded by the coding sequence ATGAGCATCAAGGTCCTGCTGGCGATCACGCAGGCGTTCGCGCTCACGATGAGCGTGGCGTTCCTGGTGTACGTCGTCGTCATCGTGGTGCCGTACCTGCGGCGCAAGCCCGCGCCGGTCGGCGACCCGGCCGACTACACGTGGCACTTCTTCGTCCCGTGCCGCGACGAGCAGACGGTGATCCGCGAGACGATCCGCTACCTGCGCACGACGTTCCGCAAGGCGCACGTCTGGGTCGTCGACGACGACTCGGAGGACCGCACCGCCCGCGTCGTCCGGATGCTGTGGCGCCGCCACGGCGGCTACGACCCGTACCTGCACCTGGTGCCGCGCACGCGGCCCGAGGCGCGGACCGGCAAGGGGGACGCCCTCAACGCGGCCTACCGGGCGCTGAACGACTGGATGGGCCCGGACGCCTCGCGCGACGACGTCGTCGTGGTGGTCGTCGACGCCGACGGCCGCCCGGCGCCGAACTGCCTCGAGGTCTGCGCGGCCGACCACCTCTTCGGCGACGAGGGGATCGGCGCGGTCCAGCTGGACGTCCGGATGAGCAACGTCGGAACGCCGCCGCCGTCGCGGAACCCGGTCGGGCGCTGGTTCGGCCTCAAGCTCGCGCAGCTGCAGGACCTCGAGTTCCGGACGGCGATCGCGGCGATCCAGACCTCCCGCGGCTTCACCGGCACGATCTCCATGGGCGGCAACGGCCAGTTCACCCGGCTCACCGCGCTGGACTCCATCGCGGGCGCCGACGAACAGCCGTGGCGCGGCTCGCTGCTGGAGGACTTCGAACTCGGCGTCCACCTGCTCACGGCCGGCTGGCGCACCGGGTTCACGCCGGATTCCCATGTGGCGCAAGAGGGTCTGTACAGCCTGCGGCGCTTCCTCGTGCAGCGCACCAGGTGGGGGCAGGGCACCATGCAGTGCGCCCGGTACCTGCGCCGGATCTGGGATTCACCGCACGTCAGCACGCTCGGGGCGGCGGAGATGATGTACTACCTCGCCCAGCCGTGGCTGCAGCTGCTCGGCTCGCTGCTGTACCCGATCCCGTTCATCCTGCTGGTGACGAGCACCGCGGGCGACCCGGCGCAGATGTGGACGTGGTTCACCGGCGGCGCGTGGATCCTCTTCGCCATCTACGGCTCGTTCGGGCTGCTGCCGTTCCTGGTGTGGGGCCCGATCTACCAGCTGAAGTGCTTGCGCAGCCGCAACGTGCTGCGCGGGATCGGTCTCGGTTTCGCTTACGCGGCCTACATCTACACGTTCTACGTGACGTCGTGGCGCGCGCTGTTCCGCTTGGTCCGCGGCCGCAACGGCTGGGCGAAGACGCGCCGCAACACCGAACAGGCGGCCGGGGTGAAGGTCGCGCTCGACGCGTGA
- the xrtP gene encoding exosortase P: MARFPLVIALSALAAAGAVVVLAERFYRELEVRLAGAILEVITTSGVYVAPDRESVYFGLTSTTPFGLRMTPECSSAFLLLPLLVVTMIMLYFRPANAKRLFFSLGIAAVVVVLVNQLRILTIVGLVRGLGTDDGYYWGHTLLGSMVSVFGGAVSLVLFVWLATRKKKA; this comes from the coding sequence ATGGCACGGTTCCCGCTGGTCATCGCGCTGAGCGCGCTGGCGGCCGCGGGTGCCGTGGTGGTGCTGGCCGAGCGGTTCTACCGCGAACTGGAAGTGCGGCTCGCCGGTGCGATCCTCGAGGTGATCACTACATCGGGTGTTTATGTGGCACCCGATCGGGAGTCTGTTTACTTTGGGTTGACGAGCACTACTCCGTTCGGGTTGAGAATGACACCGGAATGTTCTTCGGCGTTCCTTTTGCTTCCGTTGCTCGTTGTGACGATGATCATGCTGTACTTCCGGCCCGCGAATGCGAAGCGGCTCTTCTTTTCGCTCGGTATTGCCGCGGTCGTCGTCGTGCTGGTTAACCAGCTGCGCATTCTCACGATCGTCGGGCTCGTGCGCGGGCTCGGCACCGACGACGGCTACTACTGGGGGCACACGCTGCTCGGCTCGATGGTCAGCGTGTTCGGCGGTGCCGTCTCGCTGGTCCTGTTCGTCTGGCTGGCCACGCGGAAGAAGAAGGCATGA
- a CDS encoding choice-of-anchor P family protein, translating into MKSSLVRRGGLLAAVVASVVLAGATPASAAPGDGSAYGVNVDVTLLGQPAVKAGPLAAANTAGPTTNSLASANLTGILTTGVINTEAKRDDNSGAVTAKASTADVGLPLLKALGNNVGAKAVEAVCTATQAGVTGSTTLVGANLGSAGAVDATPAPNTQVKVAIAGINVATVILNEQIKNKDGSLTVNAIHVKLLGGVVGALGSGDVIVSSATCGPAAPPMPLASGAGLWIGLGLLGAVAVPVGTRIFRRRSAQA; encoded by the coding sequence ATGAAGAGCTCCCTCGTGCGCCGTGGCGGCCTGCTCGCCGCGGTCGTGGCGAGCGTCGTGCTCGCCGGCGCGACCCCCGCGTCGGCCGCTCCCGGTGACGGGTCGGCCTACGGCGTGAACGTCGACGTGACGCTGCTCGGGCAACCGGCGGTGAAGGCCGGCCCGCTCGCGGCCGCGAACACCGCGGGCCCGACGACCAACAGCTTGGCCTCGGCGAACCTGACCGGGATCCTGACCACCGGCGTGATCAACACCGAGGCCAAGCGCGACGACAACTCCGGCGCGGTGACGGCCAAGGCCAGCACCGCCGACGTCGGGCTGCCGCTGCTCAAGGCCCTCGGCAACAACGTCGGCGCCAAGGCCGTCGAGGCGGTCTGCACGGCGACCCAGGCGGGCGTCACGGGCAGCACCACGCTGGTCGGCGCGAACCTCGGCAGCGCGGGCGCGGTCGACGCGACCCCGGCGCCGAACACCCAGGTCAAGGTCGCGATCGCCGGGATCAACGTCGCGACGGTCATCCTCAACGAGCAGATCAAGAACAAGGACGGCAGCCTCACGGTCAACGCCATCCACGTGAAGCTGCTCGGCGGTGTGGTCGGCGCGCTCGGCTCGGGTGACGTGATCGTGTCGTCGGCGACCTGCGGCCCGGCCGCGCCGCCGATGCCGCTCGCGTCCGGCGCCGGGCTGTGGATCGGCCTCGGCCTGCTCGGCGCGGTCGCGGTGCCCGTGGGCACGCGCATCTTCCGCCGCCGTTCCGCACAGGCCTGA
- a CDS encoding LPXTG cell wall anchor domain-containing protein has translation MYKMPGAGVGVAGGGVGTLAATGADIGWWLAVGVLLVLLGTVALIAVHRRNRRLSQARD, from the coding sequence ATGTACAAGATGCCGGGCGCGGGTGTCGGAGTCGCCGGTGGCGGGGTGGGCACCCTCGCCGCCACCGGCGCCGACATCGGGTGGTGGCTGGCCGTCGGCGTGCTCCTGGTCCTGCTCGGGACCGTGGCGCTGATCGCGGTCCACCGCCGCAACCGCCGCCTCTCCCAGGCGCGGGATTGA
- the wecB gene encoding non-hydrolyzing UDP-N-acetylglucosamine 2-epimerase, producing the protein MDVMVLAGTRPEALKLAPLALALDAHPALRPVLVHSGQHPGMVEQALEPFGLTADVWLDVPPRVTGGQAELVAGLLPALDDLLRRHPPAALVVQGDTTTTLAGALAAFWLGIPVVHLEAGLRTHDLAAPFPEEGARQMVSRLAALHLAPTLGAAAELRAEGVARQRIAVTGNTVVDAVLEIAARDLPARDTALALLEMELAEAGERLVLVTSHRRESWGEPLERTLAAVQLIVAEHPDVQVLFPAHPNPQVRAQVEAALAGLPRVTVTDPLEYPDLVRALRAASLVLTDSGGIQEEAPTFGTPVLVLRDVTERVEVVEAGCAWLVGTDTERIADTAARLLSGELRPAQVGNPYGEGNAATLAVAAIEELLGVAATTRNEVAAT; encoded by the coding sequence GTGGACGTGATGGTGCTGGCCGGGACGCGGCCGGAAGCGCTGAAGCTCGCGCCGCTGGCACTGGCGCTGGACGCGCACCCGGCGTTGCGGCCGGTCCTGGTGCACAGCGGCCAGCACCCGGGCATGGTCGAGCAGGCGCTCGAACCGTTCGGGCTGACCGCCGATGTGTGGCTGGACGTGCCGCCGCGGGTCACCGGCGGGCAGGCGGAACTCGTGGCCGGCCTGCTCCCCGCGCTGGACGACCTGCTGCGCCGGCACCCGCCGGCCGCGCTGGTCGTCCAGGGCGACACCACGACGACGCTCGCGGGCGCGCTGGCCGCGTTCTGGCTGGGCATCCCGGTGGTGCACCTGGAAGCCGGGCTGCGCACGCACGACCTCGCGGCGCCGTTCCCCGAGGAGGGCGCGCGCCAGATGGTGTCGCGGCTCGCGGCGCTGCACCTGGCCCCGACCCTCGGCGCCGCGGCCGAGCTGCGCGCGGAAGGCGTTGCGCGGCAACGCATCGCGGTCACGGGCAACACGGTCGTCGACGCCGTGCTGGAGATCGCGGCCCGCGACCTGCCGGCCCGCGACACGGCGCTGGCGTTGCTGGAGATGGAGCTCGCCGAGGCCGGCGAGCGGCTGGTGCTCGTCACTTCGCACCGCCGCGAGTCCTGGGGCGAGCCGCTCGAGCGGACGCTGGCCGCGGTGCAGCTGATCGTCGCCGAGCACCCGGACGTACAGGTGCTGTTCCCGGCGCACCCGAACCCGCAGGTCCGCGCCCAGGTCGAGGCGGCGCTGGCCGGCCTGCCGCGCGTGACGGTGACCGACCCGCTGGAGTACCCGGACCTGGTCCGCGCCCTGCGGGCCGCGTCGCTGGTGCTGACGGACTCGGGCGGCATCCAGGAGGAGGCGCCGACGTTCGGCACCCCGGTGCTGGTGCTGCGCGACGTGACCGAGCGCGTCGAGGTCGTGGAGGCGGGGTGCGCGTGGCTGGTCGGCACGGACACCGAGCGCATCGCCGACACGGCGGCCCGCCTGCTGAGCGGCGAGCTGCGGCCGGCGCAGGTCGGAAACCCCTACGGCGAAGGCAATGCGGCCACCCTGGCGGTGGCGGCGATCGAGGAACTGCTCGGTGTCGCCGCGACGACCCGCAACGAGGTCGCGGCTACGTAG
- the tsaD gene encoding tRNA (adenosine(37)-N6)-threonylcarbamoyltransferase complex transferase subunit TsaD → MSRIIMGIESSCDETGVGLVRLHDDGTVELLADEVASSVEQHARFGGVVPEVASRAHLEAMVPTTTRAFEKAGLALSDVDAIAVTAGPGLAGALLVGVSAAKAYATALDVPLYGVNHLAGHIAVDTLQHGPLPTPCLALLVSGGHTQLLRVDDIASEITELGSTVDDAAGEAYDKVARVLGLPYPGGPPIDKAAKNGDPAAIAFPRGMTGPRDAKNDFSFSGLKTAVARWVEGAARRGEEIPVDDVAASFQEAVADVLTMKAIRAAKEQGIGTIVISGGVAANSRLSALAAERCAAAGIELRVPRPRLCTDNGAMIAALGAHVVAAKRPTAKLDFSANPALPVNVVSLS, encoded by the coding sequence ATGTCACGCATCATCATGGGCATCGAGAGCTCGTGCGACGAGACCGGCGTCGGCCTGGTCCGCCTGCACGACGACGGCACGGTCGAGCTGCTCGCCGACGAGGTGGCGTCCAGCGTCGAGCAGCACGCCCGCTTCGGCGGCGTGGTGCCCGAGGTCGCCAGCCGGGCACACCTGGAAGCGATGGTCCCGACGACCACGCGCGCCTTCGAGAAAGCCGGGCTGGCACTGTCCGATGTGGACGCCATCGCGGTGACGGCCGGGCCGGGCCTGGCGGGCGCGCTGCTCGTCGGCGTCTCGGCGGCCAAGGCGTACGCGACGGCGCTGGACGTGCCGCTCTACGGCGTCAACCACCTGGCCGGGCACATCGCGGTGGACACGCTGCAGCACGGGCCGCTGCCCACGCCGTGCCTGGCGCTGCTGGTGTCCGGCGGGCACACGCAGCTGCTGCGCGTCGACGACATCGCGTCGGAGATCACCGAGCTGGGGTCCACTGTGGACGACGCGGCGGGCGAGGCGTACGACAAGGTCGCACGCGTGCTCGGCCTGCCCTACCCGGGCGGCCCGCCGATCGACAAGGCGGCTAAGAACGGCGACCCGGCGGCGATCGCGTTCCCGCGCGGCATGACCGGCCCGCGCGACGCGAAGAACGACTTTTCCTTCTCCGGCTTGAAGACCGCGGTCGCGCGCTGGGTCGAAGGCGCCGCCCGGCGCGGCGAGGAGATCCCGGTGGACGACGTCGCGGCGTCGTTCCAGGAGGCCGTCGCGGACGTGCTGACGATGAAGGCGATCCGCGCCGCGAAGGAGCAGGGGATCGGCACCATCGTGATCTCCGGCGGCGTGGCGGCGAACTCGCGGCTGTCGGCGCTGGCGGCGGAACGCTGCGCGGCGGCGGGCATCGAGCTGCGCGTCCCGCGCCCCCGCCTGTGCACGGACAACGGCGCGATGATCGCGGCTTTGGGCGCGCACGTGGTGGCGGCGAAGCGCCCGACGGCCAAGCTGGACTTCAGCGCGAACCCGGCGTTGCCCGTGAACGTGGTCTCGCTCTCGTGA
- the rimI gene encoding ribosomal protein S18-alanine N-acetyltransferase gives MRLEPLRRRDIARCVEIEQILFPGDDPWNSRAFHSELDIGHFYLAARPDEGDELLGYAGLAVVGRRRGEYEATVHTIGVAPEYQGKGIGKALLRALLNRADEYEAPVFLEVRTDNTTALGLYESHGFERLGIRKRYYQPSGADAYTMVRPARTRDGVAG, from the coding sequence GTGAGACTCGAGCCGCTGCGCCGCCGGGACATCGCCCGGTGCGTCGAGATCGAGCAGATCCTCTTCCCCGGCGACGACCCGTGGAACTCCCGCGCGTTCCACTCCGAGCTGGACATCGGGCACTTCTACCTCGCCGCCCGCCCGGACGAGGGCGACGAGCTGCTCGGGTACGCCGGGCTCGCTGTCGTCGGGCGCCGCCGCGGCGAGTACGAGGCGACCGTGCACACCATCGGTGTCGCCCCGGAGTACCAGGGCAAGGGGATCGGCAAGGCGCTGCTGCGGGCGCTGCTGAACCGCGCCGACGAGTACGAAGCGCCGGTCTTCCTCGAGGTCCGCACGGACAACACGACGGCACTCGGCCTGTACGAGAGCCACGGTTTCGAACGGCTCGGCATACGGAAGCGCTACTACCAGCCTTCCGGCGCCGACGCGTACACGATGGTCCGCCCCGCGCGGACGCGAGACGGGGTGGCGGGCTGA
- the tsaB gene encoding tRNA (adenosine(37)-N6)-threonylcarbamoyltransferase complex dimerization subunit type 1 TsaB, translated as MLVLAIDTSTPAVTAGVVEVDGDGVETRGERVTVDPRAHGELITPHALAAAEAAGVALKDLDAIVAGVGPGPFTGLRAGMATAAALGHALGLPVHPVCSLDALAADVVSAGAFLVCTDARRREVYWAAYDSDGNRTDGPHVQRPADLATDVEAAAGDGAVLYAEALGVQPIEPRFPSPAGLVKAAKSALLAKAEPAPLTPLYLRRPDAAEPAAPKRVTAR; from the coding sequence GTGTTGGTACTGGCGATCGATACCTCGACCCCGGCGGTCACCGCGGGCGTCGTCGAGGTGGACGGCGACGGGGTCGAGACGCGCGGCGAGCGCGTCACGGTCGACCCGCGCGCCCACGGCGAGCTGATCACCCCGCACGCGCTGGCCGCCGCCGAAGCCGCGGGGGTCGCGCTCAAGGACCTCGACGCGATCGTCGCCGGGGTCGGCCCCGGTCCGTTCACCGGCCTGCGCGCCGGGATGGCGACCGCCGCCGCGCTCGGGCACGCCCTCGGCCTCCCCGTGCACCCGGTCTGCAGCCTCGACGCGCTGGCCGCCGACGTCGTCTCGGCCGGGGCCTTCCTGGTCTGCACCGACGCGCGCCGCCGCGAGGTGTACTGGGCCGCCTACGACAGCGACGGCAACCGCACCGACGGCCCGCACGTCCAGCGCCCCGCCGACCTGGCGACCGACGTCGAGGCCGCGGCCGGGGACGGCGCCGTGCTGTACGCGGAGGCGCTCGGTGTCCAGCCGATCGAGCCGCGCTTCCCGTCACCCGCCGGCCTGGTCAAGGCCGCCAAGAGCGCGTTGCTGGCGAAGGCAGAGCCCGCGCCGCTGACGCCGCTGTACCTGCGCCGTCCCGACGCCGCCGAGCCCGCCGCGCCGAAAAGGGTGACCGCGAGGTGA